One window of Nostoc sp. C052 genomic DNA carries:
- a CDS encoding acyltransferase, producing the protein MYKHIKPLTSLRGIAALIVVTLHFSYYALPKAGSTLSSYSDFFKNGYLWVDFFFILSGFIMTHVYAEDFYSKVSLDNYRSYLFSRFARIYPLHIFILSLFIGLEIVKTLLINTSAFAGKFNLTALFANIFLLQAFDLNCPPLFWCNTYWNEPAWSISVEFVIYCIFPFLLFFLLRSSEKNDLMIYISTLFSILLLITFTRGNLDNIIGIPSIARCGLECVLGIITYKVYRRGNYKKYFNLNLLAFIAITWIILIMHYYWHNYYWRSLHDWLILPAFSLLILAVSVNNNSVTSKILNSRLMLYLGTISYSIYMVHWFFQELLKLFWLYKFHEAFGKTFTNHQALTSLGVFLMIVLLAASLTYRFVEVPARNYLKSTILGKQCI; encoded by the coding sequence ATGTATAAACACATTAAGCCTCTCACTTCTCTGCGTGGTATAGCAGCTTTAATTGTTGTTACACTCCACTTTTCATATTACGCTTTACCTAAAGCAGGTTCAACTTTATCAAGCTATAGTGATTTCTTTAAAAATGGATATTTATGGGTTGATTTTTTCTTTATTCTAAGTGGTTTTATCATGACCCACGTCTATGCAGAAGATTTTTACTCAAAAGTAAGTTTAGATAACTACCGCTCATATTTATTTTCGCGTTTTGCCAGAATTTATCCTTTGCATATATTTATTTTGTCCCTGTTTATTGGATTAGAAATTGTAAAAACACTTTTAATAAACACTTCTGCTTTTGCTGGTAAATTTAACTTAACTGCTCTTTTCGCAAACATTTTCCTTCTACAAGCATTCGATTTAAATTGTCCACCTTTATTTTGGTGTAATACATATTGGAATGAACCAGCTTGGTCAATTAGTGTAGAGTTTGTTATTTACTGTATATTTCCATTTTTATTATTTTTTTTATTAAGGAGCAGCGAAAAAAATGATTTGATGATTTATATTTCTACTCTCTTTAGCATATTGCTACTAATCACTTTTACCCGTGGCAATTTAGATAATATTATTGGTATACCTTCGATAGCTAGATGCGGATTAGAGTGCGTGCTTGGCATTATTACTTACAAAGTCTATCGTAGAGGGAATTATAAAAAGTATTTTAATCTTAATTTACTGGCATTTATAGCTATAACTTGGATAATTTTGATTATGCATTACTACTGGCATAATTATTATTGGCGTAGCCTTCATGATTGGCTAATATTACCAGCATTTTCTCTACTTATTTTAGCTGTATCTGTCAATAATAATAGCGTGACATCAAAAATTTTAAATTCTCGGTTAATGCTATATCTCGGTACGATATCTTATTCAATTTATATGGTTCATTGGTTTTTTCAAGAATTGTTAAAACTATTTTGGCTTTATAAATTTCATGAGGCTTTTGGCAAAACATTCACAAACCATCAAGCATTGACATCTCTAGGAGTATTTCTTATGATTGTATTATTGGCTGCATCATTGACATATAGATTTGTAGAAGTGCCAGCGCGTAATTATTTAAAATCTACAATCTTGGGCAAACAATGTATTTAA
- a CDS encoding TIGR04325 family methyltransferase has product MISDYYQYHWLFNQNITACRGIYSTFAEALQATPKGARAGYNQPEIHNHRSVAKLTTAWEPDEFNSQDYPVLVWLASAFANSSTIFDIGGNVGHAYYTYKKFLQYPNDLRWIVCDIPEVIKAGEQLARKADNPGLSFTVEFADAEGAEILLTCGTLQYIEPSLSEMLGQLKTKPRHILINRVPFYDGETFITLQNIGYAFCPYKIQNRSEFIASLTSLGYKLIDSWTWDRTCYIPFYPEHFVRKYYGFYLQLSD; this is encoded by the coding sequence ATGATATCGGATTACTACCAATATCATTGGTTATTTAACCAGAATATTACTGCGTGCCGGGGTATTTATAGTACATTTGCAGAGGCGTTGCAAGCAACTCCTAAAGGTGCTAGAGCTGGCTACAACCAACCTGAAATTCATAACCACCGTTCAGTAGCAAAGTTGACTACTGCTTGGGAGCCAGATGAGTTCAATTCCCAGGACTATCCGGTTCTTGTATGGCTTGCATCTGCATTCGCTAATAGTTCAACTATTTTCGATATCGGCGGTAACGTAGGACATGCTTACTATACTTACAAAAAGTTTCTGCAATATCCCAACGATCTTCGATGGATAGTATGTGATATCCCAGAGGTGATTAAAGCGGGAGAACAATTGGCAAGAAAAGCCGATAACCCAGGCTTGTCTTTTACGGTGGAATTTGCCGATGCGGAAGGTGCAGAAATATTGCTCACTTGCGGTACTCTGCAATATATAGAACCATCACTGTCTGAAATGTTGGGACAGTTAAAGACAAAACCACGCCACATCTTGATTAACCGAGTACCATTTTATGATGGGGAAACGTTTATCACATTACAAAATATTGGCTACGCTTTTTGCCCATATAAAATTCAGAATCGCTCTGAATTTATCGCATCTTTGACCTCACTTGGCTATAAATTAATCGATAGCTGGACATGGGATCGTACTTGTTACATTCCGTTTTATCCTGAGCATTTTGTCCGCAAGTATTACGGTTTTTATCTACAGCTTAGTGATTAG
- a CDS encoding type I polyketide synthase → MVNMQASDNQDPIDGVAIIGMVGRFPGAGNVDEFWRNLCEGLESTTFFQDEEIDPSIDPNLCKDPSYVKARGIIPGGETFDAAFFGVNPLEAVVMDPQARVFLELVYEALENAGYQSESFEGLIGLYAGCGQNTYFANHIAGRMEIVDRIGEFQTMLANEKDFLTTRAAYKLNLKGPAVSVNTACSTSLVAVIQACQALTSYQCDLALSGGVSMTTPQNSGYIAQEGSMLSGDGHCRPFDASAQGTMFNNGAGVVVLKRLEDALNDGDRIYAVIRGSGINNDGSDKVSFTAPSVDGQAEAIAMAQADANFHPETISYIEAHGTATPLGDPIEIEALTQAFRVHTDAKQFCAIGSLKSNVGHLVAAAGVAGLIKTALALHYKKIPPSLNFEAPNPKIDFANSPFYVNTQLAEWSEGETPRRAGVSSFGVGGTNAHIVLEEAPQIQSSGASRPQQLLLLSAKTSKALEAATANLQQHLQYNAEINLADVAYTLQRGRKAFNYRRSIVCHDITDAIAALQSLDPNQVNTRHTEIRNPAVVFMFPGQGSQYVDMGLNLYNREPVFQEVVDECAEILKPLLGRDLREIIYPGQSERETAAISLRQTCFTQPALFVIEYALAQLWQSWGVKPQAMIGHSIGEFVAACIAGVFTLEDALMLVATRGRLMWELPEGAMLSVRLPAKEVEPRLSAELAIAAINGPSLCVVSGPTEAIAALQKKLESEEVVCRHLHTSHAFHSPMMDSIIHPFAEVVGKVKLSPPQIPFVSTVTADWITAQQATDPMYWATHLRQTVRFAEGIQTLWQQPERVLLEVGPRITNTTLARQQAKDIKQQIAIPSLSDNAENEAEWTALLKAVGQLWLAGVSIDWSNFYQRETRQRIPLPTYPFERQRFWIDPPPHPNRAANPKFLNPQLLEKTQTMTTYPQQKLIPLLKEVIEETSGLEIASVDDSTTFLEMGLDSLSLTQVGLALKKKFKVKVTLRQLLEICPNLVTLADLINQALSPETLSALGLIETVAEPIPETPLPEPAPTTTSPTLVVHEVHTNGANGSAPRISPQPAVSNNILENVINQQLQIMSQQLALLGNNSQSLTIPVVPVAPVVPAVTSQNNHVKPQNAVSTPATQTSKESQASVDNESNGSKKAFGAAARIEKTQTKTLTAQQRTHLDKIIQRYTKRTQKSKEYTQTHRPYLADPRTVSGFNPTMKEMVYPIVASRSSGSKLWDVDGNEYVDLSNGFGLNLFGWSPPFITEAIEAQLKLGMEIGPQTPLVGEVAKLMCELTNFDRAAFCNTGSEAVLGAMRMARTITGRNLIAIFSGAYHGILDEVIVRGTKKLRSIPAAPGIPPEMVENILVVDYDSPESLEILRSRADELAAVMVESVQSRRPEYQPKEFLQQLRDFTEEAGIALIFDEIVTGFRIHPGGAQAHFGIKADIATYGKIVGGGLPIGVIAGKSQYMDALDGGFWQFGDDSVPEVGVTYFAGTFVRHPLALAAAKAVLQHLKQSGPSLQQNLNARTDKFVAELMGYFQQVQAPFTAYNFGSLFMVKSLPEFPYGDLLFYLLRDKGVHTWDHRPCFLTTSHSEADLAFVMAAFKESIAEMQSAGFLSAPSIEVTNSEVTNNSLRNRPPQPNAKLGRDPQGNPAWYIPDSERPGKYLQVASVS, encoded by the coding sequence AAATACTTATTTTGCTAACCATATTGCTGGTCGTATGGAAATTGTTGATCGCATCGGTGAGTTCCAAACGATGTTAGCCAATGAAAAAGACTTTTTAACTACTCGTGCTGCTTATAAGCTCAACCTCAAAGGTCCGGCTGTCAGCGTTAATACAGCCTGTTCCACTTCTTTAGTAGCAGTCATTCAGGCTTGTCAAGCCTTAACCAGCTATCAGTGCGATTTGGCTTTGTCTGGTGGTGTATCTATGACTACACCTCAAAACAGCGGTTATATAGCTCAAGAAGGCAGTATGCTTTCTGGGGATGGGCATTGTCGTCCCTTTGATGCCAGCGCTCAGGGCACAATGTTCAATAATGGTGCAGGAGTAGTTGTCCTGAAGCGTTTAGAAGATGCACTCAATGATGGCGATCGCATCTATGCTGTCATTCGAGGTTCTGGTATCAATAATGATGGTTCTGATAAGGTGAGCTTTACGGCTCCCAGTGTTGATGGACAAGCAGAGGCCATTGCAATGGCGCAAGCTGATGCCAACTTTCACCCAGAAACTATCTCTTATATTGAAGCTCACGGTACAGCTACACCTTTAGGCGACCCAATTGAAATTGAAGCGCTGACCCAAGCATTTCGTGTACATACAGATGCTAAACAATTTTGTGCGATCGGTTCTCTTAAAAGCAATGTCGGACATTTAGTTGCGGCGGCTGGGGTAGCAGGGTTAATTAAAACCGCTCTCGCTTTGCATTATAAAAAGATTCCCCCTAGTTTAAATTTTGAGGCTCCCAATCCCAAGATTGACTTTGCCAACAGCCCCTTTTATGTAAATACCCAACTAGCTGAATGGTCAGAAGGTGAAACTCCGCGACGAGCTGGTGTGAGTTCTTTTGGTGTCGGCGGGACTAATGCTCATATAGTGCTAGAAGAAGCGCCACAAATCCAAAGTTCAGGTGCTTCGCGTCCACAGCAGCTATTATTGCTCTCGGCAAAAACTAGTAAAGCTTTAGAGGCTGCAACCGCAAATTTACAGCAACATCTCCAGTACAATGCTGAAATTAACTTAGCCGATGTAGCTTATACTTTACAGCGAGGGCGCAAAGCTTTTAACTACCGACGCAGTATAGTTTGTCACGATATTACAGATGCGATCGCAGCCCTCCAATCTTTAGATCCAAATCAAGTAAATACCCGGCATACAGAAATCCGCAATCCAGCCGTTGTCTTCATGTTCCCTGGACAAGGGTCGCAATATGTGGATATGGGACTGAATCTCTACAACCGCGAACCTGTGTTTCAAGAGGTAGTAGATGAATGTGCTGAAATCCTTAAACCTTTGCTGGGCAGAGATTTACGAGAAATCATCTATCCTGGACAGAGCGAGCGCGAAACTGCGGCTATCTCCCTACGGCAAACCTGCTTTACTCAACCAGCATTATTTGTCATTGAATACGCTTTAGCCCAACTTTGGCAAAGTTGGGGAGTCAAGCCCCAAGCCATGATTGGCCATAGTATTGGCGAATTTGTCGCCGCTTGTATTGCGGGCGTATTTACCTTAGAAGATGCGCTGATGTTGGTGGCAACTCGCGGTCGCTTAATGTGGGAGTTACCAGAAGGGGCAATGCTTTCAGTGCGCCTACCAGCCAAAGAGGTAGAGCCGCGATTGAGTGCAGAACTAGCGATCGCCGCAATTAATGGCCCTTCTCTGTGTGTAGTTTCTGGCCCCACAGAGGCGATCGCGGCTTTGCAAAAAAAATTAGAAAGCGAAGAAGTTGTCTGTCGCCATTTACACACTTCCCACGCGTTCCACTCCCCAATGATGGATAGCATCATTCACCCCTTTGCAGAGGTAGTTGGAAAGGTTAAATTATCGCCACCCCAAATTCCCTTTGTATCCACAGTTACCGCCGACTGGATTACAGCCCAGCAAGCAACTGATCCGATGTATTGGGCGACACATCTACGTCAGACTGTGCGATTTGCGGAGGGCATACAAACTCTATGGCAGCAGCCAGAACGCGTACTGTTAGAAGTTGGGCCGCGAATCACAAATACAACCTTAGCTCGCCAACAAGCAAAAGATATTAAACAACAGATTGCGATCCCTTCTCTAAGTGATAACGCTGAGAACGAAGCCGAATGGACAGCATTACTCAAGGCAGTAGGACAACTGTGGCTAGCAGGAGTATCTATTGACTGGAGCAACTTTTATCAAAGGGAAACGCGACAACGGATTCCTTTACCTACCTATCCCTTTGAACGCCAACGCTTCTGGATTGATCCTCCACCTCACCCCAATCGTGCAGCAAATCCCAAATTTTTAAATCCTCAATTATTAGAAAAGACCCAAACTATGACAACATACCCTCAGCAAAAGCTCATTCCCCTGCTCAAAGAAGTTATCGAAGAAACATCAGGATTGGAAATTGCGAGTGTTGACGACTCGACAACATTTTTAGAAATGGGATTAGATTCCTTATCTCTAACGCAAGTCGGGTTAGCTTTGAAGAAAAAATTTAAAGTCAAAGTCACACTTAGGCAGTTACTAGAAATTTGCCCGAACTTAGTAACGTTGGCTGACTTGATCAATCAAGCCTTGTCTCCCGAAACTTTATCTGCACTAGGATTAATAGAAACCGTTGCAGAACCCATTCCAGAAACACCATTGCCAGAACCAGCACCTACAACTACATCACCTACTTTGGTAGTGCATGAAGTTCATACTAATGGAGCAAATGGATCTGCACCTCGGATTTCTCCCCAACCTGCTGTATCTAATAACATCCTAGAAAATGTGATTAATCAGCAGCTACAAATCATGAGCCAGCAATTGGCACTATTGGGTAATAACAGTCAATCTCTAACAATCCCAGTTGTACCCGTGGCCCCAGTTGTACCTGCGGTGACATCTCAAAACAATCATGTCAAGCCACAAAATGCTGTATCTACCCCAGCTACTCAAACGAGCAAAGAATCACAAGCATCGGTAGATAACGAGTCAAATGGTTCTAAAAAGGCATTTGGTGCGGCGGCACGAATTGAAAAAACCCAGACTAAAACTCTGACAGCGCAACAACGCACTCATTTAGACAAAATTATCCAAAGATATACAAAACGGACTCAAAAATCCAAAGAATATACTCAAACTCATCGCCCTTACTTAGCAGATCCCAGAACTGTTTCCGGGTTTAACCCGACAATGAAAGAGATGGTTTACCCCATCGTAGCGTCTCGTTCCTCAGGTTCTAAACTTTGGGATGTTGATGGCAATGAATATGTCGATTTAAGCAATGGCTTTGGTTTGAATTTGTTTGGTTGGTCGCCACCTTTCATTACTGAGGCAATTGAAGCACAACTGAAACTCGGTATGGAAATTGGCCCGCAGACTCCCTTAGTTGGAGAAGTGGCAAAGTTAATGTGTGAGTTGACCAACTTTGACCGAGCAGCCTTTTGCAACACGGGTTCGGAAGCAGTGCTGGGAGCGATGCGGATGGCACGCACCATTACGGGGCGTAACTTAATCGCCATCTTCTCTGGAGCTTATCACGGTATTTTGGATGAAGTAATTGTTCGAGGTACAAAGAAACTCCGGTCAATTCCTGCTGCTCCTGGTATCCCACCCGAAATGGTAGAGAACATTTTGGTGGTGGACTACGATTCGCCTGAGTCTTTAGAAATCCTCAGAAGTCGGGCTGATGAGTTAGCAGCAGTGATGGTGGAATCTGTGCAAAGCCGTCGCCCTGAATACCAGCCCAAGGAATTCCTTCAGCAATTGCGTGATTTCACGGAAGAAGCTGGTATTGCCCTAATTTTTGATGAAATTGTTACCGGATTCAGAATTCATCCAGGTGGCGCTCAAGCACATTTCGGAATAAAGGCAGACATAGCAACCTATGGCAAGATTGTAGGCGGTGGACTACCAATTGGAGTCATTGCTGGCAAATCACAATATATGGATGCTTTGGATGGAGGGTTTTGGCAGTTTGGCGATGACTCCGTTCCAGAAGTAGGCGTGACTTACTTTGCCGGCACTTTCGTCCGCCATCCTCTAGCACTAGCAGCAGCGAAAGCAGTACTTCAGCATTTAAAACAGAGTGGCCCCAGCTTGCAGCAAAATCTCAATGCCAGAACCGATAAGTTTGTAGCGGAACTTATGGGCTATTTCCAGCAAGTTCAGGCTCCGTTTACAGCTTATAATTTCGGCTCCCTCTTCATGGTGAAGTCTTTACCAGAGTTCCCCTACGGAGATTTACTATTTTACTTACTGCGGGATAAGGGAGTGCATACTTGGGATCATCGTCCTTGTTTCTTGACGACATCTCATTCCGAAGCTGACCTAGCTTTCGTAATGGCAGCTTTTAAAGAAAGTATTGCTGAAATGCAATCTGCTGGCTTCTTGTCTGCACCGTCCATAGAAGTAACAAACAGCGAAGTTACCAATAACAGTTTACGCAATCGTCCTCCGCAACCCAATGCCAAATTAGGACGAGATCCCCAAGGAAACCCTGCCTGGTATATCCCCGATAGCGAGCGTCCTGGAAAATATTTACAAGTCGCAAGTGTTTCCTGA